TGATTCATCAACGGGCATCGACTGGGATGCGACCAAGCAGGCGGCACGCCACGTGGTCGCATCGCTGGGGCCCGATCCGAGTCCCACCCAGACGCAGAGGGCACAGCTGGCCGACGCCGACCGGCTGGCCGAATCGTGGCTTGATCCGGTGACGACCTTTGCCCCAGCCGACGCCCCGGCGGAACCCTGGAGCAGGGCGCAGTGGGTCGACGACACCATGGATTCCTGGCGAGCGATCGTTGAGCCGATCGTGACGGCGATCGCCGACGCGATGTCGAAGGCGATGGGCGGTCAGGCGATGGCCGATGCCCCCGAGCTGGCCCAGTTGTCGGGCATGCTCGGCCCGATCCTTCGTGGCGCGGCCGGGCAGATGTATGCCGCCCAGCTGTCCGAGGCGATCGGCAAGGTCGCGGCCGATGTGCTCACCGGTGCCGAGTTGGGCGTCCAACTGCTGAGCAAGCCCCGCGTGGTGGTGCTGCCCACCAACGCCAATGCCTTCGTGCGTGGCCTTGAGCTGCCCGACGAGGACGTGCTCATGTACCTGACGCTGCGCGAGGCCGCCCGTCAGCGCCTGTTCGCCCGCGTCACGTGGCTCGGCCCGCAGCTCCTGGCGTTGATCGAGCACTATGCGCGCGGCATCACGATTGACATGGCGGCACTGGGCGAGGTGATCGATCCCGATTCGATGGCCGGGCTGACTCCCGACAAGTTGCAGGAGTTGTCCAAGCAGCTCCAGGGACGCCTGTTCACCCCCACCCGCACTCCGGAGCAGGAGGAGGTGCTGGGACGGCTGGAGACGCTCCTGGCACTGGTTGAGGGCTGGGTCGACACGGTCGCCCATGAGGCTGCCGCGAGCTGGCTCAGCCACGAGGAAGCACTCATGGAGGTCATCCGCCGACGCCGGGCAACCGGCGGGCCGACGGAGAAGATGTTCGGCTCCCTGGTCGGCCTGGAACTGCGTCCGCGCCGGGTGCGCGATGCCCAGCGGCTGTGGCAGGCCGTGCAGGCGGCCCGCGGCCCCGAGGGTCGCGACGCGGTGTGGGCCCACCCTGACCTGATTCCCACGACAGCCGACCTGGACGATCCGATCGGGTTCAGCAGCGGGGAGCGCGACGAGGACCAGACCCGCGACTGGGATGACGATCTGGCCCGCCTGCTCGAGCAGGACAGGCATGACGACGGCCCGGCTGATCCGGATTCCCGGGGAAGCGGCGATACGCCGGGCCCGACCGACCACTAGGTGTACTTCCCCGTGACGTTGTGAACGCGGGCTGAGGGAGTCTGGCCGCCGATCCCGGTGTGGGGTCTGTGGTGATTGTAGTGATGGAGCCAGGTCTCGTAGGCTGCGGCGCGCTCGGCTTCGCTGGCGTAGGGCTTCGCGTAGGCCCACTCGACGGCGAGGGTTCGGTTGAACCGCTCGACCTTGCCGTTGGTCTGCGGCCGGTATGGCCGGGTCCACTTGTGCTTCACCTCGTCGCCGAGCGCGTCAGCGAAGGCGCCTGACCGGTAGCAGGAACCGTTGTCGGTCATCACCGCGGTGACTGTGACGCCCAGGCCTGCGAAGAACGCGTTCGCGCGGGTCCAGAACCCCGCTGCGGTCTCTTTGCGCTCGTCGTCAAGGATCTCTGAGTACGCGATCCGGGAGTGGTCGTCCACGGCGTGGTGCAGATACCGGTAGCCGCGAGAGCCGGCTGCCCCGGCACGGGCTGCCTTGTCGCGGGCCACTCCCGCGTGACGGTCCTGCATGGATCCGCGACCGTGGGCACGCCACCCGCCGCCGTCGGGGATCCGGCCTTGTTTCTTGATATCTACGTGCACGAGCTGGCCCGGCGCGGCGACCTCGTACCGTGTCGGCTTCGGGCGGCGAACCGGCAGCCCGGTGGCCTGGTCGATGTTGATCAGCTTCGGCATCTTGTATCGGGCGAGCACCCGACCGACCGTGGAACGGTGCAACCGCAGGTGATACGCGATCCGGTGCGGACCCCACCGGCGAGTGAACCGCAACGCGACGATCCGATGCTCCGTCTTACGCGAAAGCCGGTTCGGTGACGAGGTGGGCCTCGAACTACGGTCGATCAACGGCAGCCCTGCCCGGTACCTGTCGGCCCACCGCTTCACCGTCGCGGGCGAGCACTGGAACCGTTCCGCCGCCCGCCGCAACGACCAGCCCTGTTCCACGACGAGAACAGCAAGACGACGACGCCCTTCCGGTGTCAAGGGTGCGTTAGCGTGAGTCACGAAGACCTCCGTGGTCAGGAGAGTGAGTGTGGTAACCCACATCCTGCCCGGAGGTCTTCGCTACCTCACCCGTTCACAACCTCCCGGGGAAGTACAACTAGGCCAGAACTCGCCACCGGGTGCGCCCGGGGTTCAGTCTCCGGATGTCTGCGACATCTCGGAGGCGCTCCACCCCTCGAGGAAGCCACGTGCCCGCTCAGCCCGCTCGTAGTGCGCCAGGAGCTCATGGAACGCCGACGAGTGGTCCGGGTGCAGCAGGTGCACGAGCTCGTGGAGCAGCACATAGTCGATCACCCACGTTGGCATCGCCCGTAACCGGTCCGACAGCCGGATGGTGCCGTCGGCCGGGGTGCAGGATCCCCACCGGGAGCGCTGATTGGAGACCCACCGCACCGAGCTC
The window above is part of the Propionibacterium freudenreichii subsp. freudenreichii genome. Proteins encoded here:
- a CDS encoding zinc-dependent metalloprotease, yielding MRPGDDDPGQDPLSELLRRMGLNVPAQGLDLNAMMGQFQQAMSQAAAHTDSSTGIDWDATKQAARHVVASLGPDPSPTQTQRAQLADADRLAESWLDPVTTFAPADAPAEPWSRAQWVDDTMDSWRAIVEPIVTAIADAMSKAMGGQAMADAPELAQLSGMLGPILRGAAGQMYAAQLSEAIGKVAADVLTGAELGVQLLSKPRVVVLPTNANAFVRGLELPDEDVLMYLTLREAARQRLFARVTWLGPQLLALIEHYARGITIDMAALGEVIDPDSMAGLTPDKLQELSKQLQGRLFTPTRTPEQEEVLGRLETLLALVEGWVDTVAHEAAASWLSHEEALMEVIRRRRATGGPTEKMFGSLVGLELRPRRVRDAQRLWQAVQAARGPEGRDAVWAHPDLIPTTADLDDPIGFSSGERDEDQTRDWDDDLARLLEQDRHDDGPADPDSRGSGDTPGPTDH
- a CDS encoding IS481-like element ISPfr17 family transposase — translated: MTHANAPLTPEGRRRLAVLVVEQGWSLRRAAERFQCSPATVKRWADRYRAGLPLIDRSSRPTSSPNRLSRKTEHRIVALRFTRRWGPHRIAYHLRLHRSTVGRVLARYKMPKLINIDQATGLPVRRPKPTRYEVAAPGQLVHVDIKKQGRIPDGGGWRAHGRGSMQDRHAGVARDKAARAGAAGSRGYRYLHHAVDDHSRIAYSEILDDERKETAAGFWTRANAFFAGLGVTVTAVMTDNGSCYRSGAFADALGDEVKHKWTRPYRPQTNGKVERFNRTLAVEWAYAKPYASEAERAAAYETWLHHYNHHRPHTGIGGQTPSARVHNVTGKYT